The following DNA comes from Centropristis striata isolate RG_2023a ecotype Rhode Island chromosome 3, C.striata_1.0, whole genome shotgun sequence.
GGCTGTATTTCATCTCCCATTCTCTTCTCTGTTTACTTGAACAGCATCTCCTGCAGCATTGAAGGAATGATATTTAAGTACGCTGATGACATGGCCCTGGTGGACCACCTAACCAGCCACTAATGCTCTGTCCGGAAACCAGCAGGCAGCCAACAACTTCAACTCACTTCAGCTTAACATCACAAAGACCAAGGAGCTGTGCTGTGGGGTCAGAGACAACACATTATCACCTCTCTTTCCAGCATATCTGGGGTCAGCTGATAAAACAGGTTCAGCCTTTTAAATACCTCCGGATGGAGATAGACACCTGCCTGTCCTTTTCACAGCACACCAACTCTGTgtacaaaaaaagcacaacagcGCTTCCACCTGTTGAGGAAACTACGGACTACAACGTTCTAATGTTAAACTCAGATAAAACTGAAATGATTGTGctgggacccgaacacctccAAAACTCATGATCTAAAGACCTTATTAGCCTCAgtggcattaccctggcctctAATACCACCGTAAGGAATCTTGGAGTtgtctttgatcaggatctgtcatttaactcccatataaaacaaacttcaaggactgcattttttcacctacataatattacaaaaattagacacatcatgtcccaaaaggatgcagaaaaattagttcatgcttttgttacttcaaggttagattactgtaattccttactgtcaggctgctccaataaaccccttaaaactcttcagttagtccagaaTGCTGCGGCTCGACACAGCCTTAGTCGTTGGGGAGGGCCACATGGTGCTTGCAGTGGTGGTGTGGATGGGggtcctgctcctctctgtctccctctcaaccgtctctctatcctccctccctctctctctctctcccttcaacctctatctactctattcttattgatctgtacaacgacatctattacacgtctgtccgtcctgggagatggatctctcctctgtctctctctgaggtttattcttcttctttttcccctgctaaaaagggttttttgaggagtttttccctggctgctgtgagggtctaaggacagagggtgtggTTCCATGTACAGTCtatgaagccctttgaggcaaatctatgatttgtgattttgggctatatgaataaaatttaCTTGACTTTTCATGTCAGCAATTACATTTCATCTAAGTAATCACACATTGAATCCATCCTCACCTTCAACATTTCATCCTGGTACAACTCCCTCaccaaatacaaaacaaaactctCCTGCATAATAACTTATCAGGCCAGCAAAATAAACAGCTAACCCCTAACTGCTCTATCTGACTTGTACAACCTCTCAGTGATCAGGAAAGCCACTCAGATCACAGAGGACCCTTCTCACCGCCTCGCTGCAGGCAGACAGTATAAGGCCCCTCTGTCATGAAAgaacatttacaagaaaacttttATCCCTTCTGCAATACCCATACTGAACAATATTAAGTAGATACTCGGATAGTTCGGATAAGCAGTGAGGATAATGTATTGAAGGAGGTTTGACAGTCCCATTTTtctgtgattaaaatgtgtcttaaatgtgaattctgtgtatttttgagcCTTGTCAAATGagatttttgtctcttttgggaCAGACAATAAATTTCATCTATTCCCATACAAtgattgggtatgactggaaagctgagactcttgtggatccaATGAACCCAACTATATTCAAGTGTAGTGATGTTAGTCCTCATAGTACACATTTCAttgttgagataaaaaaaatttttggaaTTTGATCTCactgtataaagttacatgctGCGACCTTccatttttacaataaaacacatgaGCAATTTCCATGTGATTGTTTCTATGGACTAACTGGAGGAGGCTGAAACTTACGTCGATGATAAAGTCAGTGAAAGGTTTAAGGCTGTCCGGCTCATCCTTATTTATGCGAAGCTCATGTCTGTGTTTGACCAGGAACTGAGCCAGAGTCTTCTCCTCCTTGGACACCTTCAATCGGATGTCCATCTTTTCCACCTCGTCTGGGTGGTGGAAGAGAGCAACCAGGATGGTCATGGGTTTGGGAGAGTGGTTTTTGGCATTCTGCCACACTCGCTTCATCTCCTCAACATTGCCACCTGGAGGTAAACCTGAGGAAGAGCAAGGACAGGAGTCATGAACAGAACGGACTTAGTCTTGCTTAGTTTCTGTTGTTgttaaagtaaacaaaacatgtttcatttttGATAATCTGTAGAGTATTGGGACTCTGGTAGTCTTGTGCAGGTTATTAAATAGCCTGAGAGGAGTTCAATAATAAATAGTCATTGAATCATCTCTCTCTAGTGCTGACCAATACCGGAGTTAACAACAGAAGAGGTATTGAATCCATTCCATGTCACAGATGGAAATTAAATCTCACACTCATTTagaaacaactacaaattgTCAGATTCTTGAAGAGCGTTGGGTTTCCCTCTTATAGATGCCTGCGCTGCAAGCAATGAGTCACTTAATGACAATATAATCAATATTCTCTCAGACTATTTTGAAAAGGGAGCTGAGTGATGATGGAAAGGGAAAGATGTTGCAGCAAGTAGGCACGTGTTTAATGAGCTGCATGATCAAAACGCAATATTTGCACATGACTAATTCAATTCATCAGTGCATCCATTTCCACATTTGATATtaccacatttatttaaaataacaaatgtttAGTACACACATTTTGCTGAAGTAAGCCAGTTGTCTAAACACTCCAGCTTtatattacaaaattaaaatgactcTCTACTTTATGTCTAGTACAAGTAAGTAATGTTACAACAGCCATCCAGTCATGTCAAAAATATTGCGATATCAATACATATTGCTACTAAACATTTGAAATTATCAACAGGAGAGAGATCACCAGCTGTGCATTCTACTCTCTCCGACAGTGAGTTAACAAACACACCAATGCaatgcttctccaaactgggggcatgcTGACTTCCATCTATTGTAGGTAATACATTGGCTCTGGATAAGTAACACATGTAACTCTACTTCAATAAATCAAAACTATCCCTTTGATCACATCATAATATCCATCACTCAAATCTAGCTGAGGACCATTTGTGTGTCCCTTGTCATCCTTCCACTTTCCTCTTTGGATGCCaagaaaaaattactttaaaatctTTTCATTGCCTATCCCTGCCTCCCTTCTCACCTATGTACTGGGCCAGTTCCAGAGTGTACATCAGCTCCAGTAGATGGGCAGCATGGTTATCAACAACCAGCTTCTTAAGTTCCCTCCATATCCGTTCTCCTGATATAGCTGCAAGCCCGCGGCCGTTTTCCCTGATAGCGGTCAGCGTCTCAGGCTCGTGATCATCAGGCTCCAGGGCCACCCTGCCGTAGAACCTTGGAGTGAAATGAGATGGTTGAGGTTAAAGCTATTCAtgtcaaacaaattaaaacaaggaATTTACTCTTTTACTTTCTATTTCAACTAACTTAAAACTGAAGTGAGGGGACCCACCTGAAGTAACGCAATATTCTCAAGTAGTCCTCTTGGATTCTTTGTTCAGCACTGCCAACAAACCGAACCTTACGGTTCTTCAGGTCTTCATATCCTTTGAAATAGTCATATAATGTGCCATCAAGCCCTGTGAGAGTGAAAAAGtcaacaaaacataataaagactACAAGGGTAataaaattgaacaaaaaagatagaCATTGTCCCCTGAATGCACCAGTACACAAGCACAGAAAAGTCATGTCAGAGTAATACCTAAAAACATGGAATTGATGGTGAGGTCCCTCCGCTCAGCGTCTTTCTGCCAATCAGTGGTGAATTCCACCTCTGCATGACGTCCGTCTGTCTGAACATCCACCCGCAATGTGGTCACCTCAAAGGTCTCATTGTGTAGCTGTGAAAGATgacaaataaatagaaataagatGACAGAAGGCATAGCAAACATAGTACATGGTAGCAAACATCATACATAGTAGATGTAGATGTAGTTGTTAAGTGTCCATCCATGGTGGGTGGTGCAGTATTTTAGAGGGCATTTAGAAATATAGAGTTGTCTCACAATCCGTAAATGTTAAAGTGACCATAAGCCATTAGATCATTGAAGGAGTTTTATATGGACTTTAGCCATATGTTCGAGCATACAGCCTCTGCTCTTTAGATGCaacttatttatatattccagGAATAAACCAATCAATCGTAGAGCTCCCAGTTACTGAGCAGATTCTCGGCTCTCCCACAATCCATCAGAATGGCTGGTCCATTAACATCTGCAAGTCAAGATGTAAGACCCACTTATTATTGATCAAACTGTATGTGGAAGAGGAACGTGACCCATGGGATACTACAGCAGCCCATGATGGAACAGGCTAGTATAACAACAAACAGTATTACCATGATCTCTGCTTCACTGCTGCCATCTTCCTGTACAGTCTTATTTGGTTTGTGTACATATGTGCATATACAGCTTCAAAAGTATGTGTTTGAATGTCTATGGTCATGAATTTCCTcaatatctttatatttgtagTAGTCAATTTATTCTGGGACTTTATTCTCTCCATGAAAAGAGAAGTATTAACTTATTTTACAcccattaaattaaattagcgTAACTATCTCTGGAGACTGAGTGTAGCTATTCTTCTGCAACAGTAAAGTGCCTCGTAGATAGTTTAACTAGTCTTTAAAGCAGCTTTCCAAGCAATcattaacaaaagtgaaagcaGGATACAGCAGCATTCGGCCTCTTACTCTTGCTGTAATGGTCCCATGCTCCTCTCCTTTACTATTGATCATCCTGATGCCAGCTTTTTCAAACATGTTCTTCATCTCCTCTGGAGTGGCTGTGGTGGCAAAGTCCACATCTTCAGGCCGCTTCCCAGACAGTAGGTCCCGTACAGCGCCTCCAGCTATCCTCAGCTCATGCTGTTGCTTCGCAAACAACGCTGGAAAGAGCAAGCGCACAGTGGGTAATTTGTTAAAGGACATGTGTCTTACAATTTTAATGTTGGAGTTCAACCTGGAGAGGCTGGGAAGAAAGTTTAAGAGAATGAATTCACAAACCAGTACAAAACATTCCACTGAccgtatttattttatattctcaCTGCAGTTCTCACAAGTCCTTTAGACTCTGCCAACTGATTTTTCACTCAATCAATGACATTCTTACTGCCTCCAGGGCAGCTttggaaatgtgttttaaactAAAGATTGTGAAGTTGTACTTACACCAACAACCACAAAATCATCCAGGAATATGACCTGCATGGACATATTAAAGGGGCATTCCACCAATTTATCACATTCATTCTTCATAGTCATGAGAAGTACTAGCTAGCttgttaaaatatgtatattgtCTTCTGTGGCTCTGAAGGAGCGTTGTCAAGCTTGAGAAATTAATGTCAAGGAGGTCATCAGGATTATCTTGTCTGGGCTttgagacaaagaaaaaaacattttattagcCTTCAATCCAAACTGGAGAGGTTTGTTTGACATGTGTCTTTACCAGGTTTTGCTTGCATTATAGGAAATGTAGGACCTAGTATTGTTTTGGTGTTTGACCCGTATAAGTCTTTGGCCTCTGCTGCACCAATTTTGGCTGTTCAATTTTGATCCGTCTTTGGCCCGGTGCCCCAGCTTTATGGAAGTACAAAACTAAAACACTGGAACCAGCCCCTGGCTCTTTAATAGGTAAATCTATTATTATAATGTTGCACTGTATTTCTCAGCTGATTTAACACTTATTGCAAGAAACTAGAGACTTGATTAAGACAGTTAAGCAAAGACTACAAACTTGGCTTGGAGTGTAGACTATCTTAAAGACTTGAGGCTTGATTATGGACTCTGACTTGCATAAAATGACCTGTACACACTtaacaatattaaaacacaaaGTAACTTGTACTTTGTTAGTACAACTAACTGTTGACCAAGTAAttgtcttgtgtttgtgttcaacTTTGTCAAcatgaaatacaaacaaacagtttgtaaagagaaaatagtcaaattaatttaaaaaaatgtgaagtcTGGGAAGACAcaagtttaaaatttaaaatagttGTGAATAAAgcaaaacttgttttttgaAGCAGATACAACACCGTACAGCACAGTAAACCTAATTCCCAGGTTGAGAccacttttacttgagtaaagatTTGAAGTACTCTACCTACCACTGTGTACAGATACAGTAACTTGTACAGgtctgtctatatatatatatatatatatatatatatatatatatatatataaaaacacccACAACCTTGATTGCCATGTCTGTAAACAAAAGTCTAGAAGAACAGAGTAATCAGTGACCACCTGTGTCAGGTGTCTGCTCTGCTCACAGCTGCATCTCACCTGCTAGTCCATTCAGTCCATCAGTGAACAGACTCTGAAACTCGCTGGTCTTCAGCTGCATAGTGAAGAGACTCCTCCAACAGAAAGTTGTTCTACTGATCACGCGAGGGCTCAGTATTCTGCTCCACAtctgcacaaacaaaaaaaatgtcgtCAGGCGCCCATTTGTTTTGAATTTATATTGAGCTAGCTGACGTTACATGTCATTGAAGTCATGCTGGCGAGGTGAATTTTGCGGTCCACGTGTACATGTCACACTGTTCACACACTGCCAGCAGCGAGCAACACCGACATGTCTGTAAACTCGCCAAATAATGAACAGAACTGACCTGCAAATCAAATAGAATAGTTTACAAGCAGACAACGTTGTTATCACTTCTTGTTATCCTTCTCTGCCATGAAGCTTTACAGGAAGTGTTTGGATAACGTGCGGTTGCTGACCAATGATGTGAGGTTTCATCAGGTTCGGGAGGCGGGGTTTAGGAGGACGTCTCACGAGACTGTGGTGGCGGGGTTTAGGAGGACTTCTCGCGAGATTGTGGTGTGTGGCGGAGCTGCTTCAGGTTGATGTCTGTAGTTTAGCTTTAACTTTCCGGTTGATGAAGTGGAGCTGTCAGATTAGGAAACGGTGCAGGAGACGAATGGCTAAAGTGGAGCTGACCCCGCTCAGAACATGGGAAGACTTCCTACCCGGTTGGGAGAGATTTGCTAAACCAGATGGCAAAGATTTGGCGAAATGGAACAACAGAGTTGTCAGCAACCTGCTTTATTATCAAACAAATTATATGGCATTGGCCATCGTTGTTTTCCTCGTTGTCGGGTAAGCACCATATGATGTCAACACAGCACTTATtgagtgtttatttattatttatttacacacagcTTAATAGTGCTCACTTTCTGGTGTATTGTTTCCGTTAACGTTTCCCTGTTAGCTGGTTGGATGTAGCCTACTTTAAAGGATTAAAACATGAACGTACAGACAGGATGTGGACTCTGCTTGCCAGCCAGCATGTGATGCACTATTTCTGTAATGTACTGTCATTGTGAACTTGCTAATGTCTTCACATAGGAACCAAAGTTGACAACTTTTATCCAGTTTGTGCCCCTCATACAACTGCGATGCAATTTGAGCCTTTTTCATTAATTAACTATTCATTAAAAGTGTTGAATCGCTAATATGAAAACATTAGGCCCTATGGTGTACTCAGGTGGAAGCAAAGACTGAAATAACGGAAGAGAAGTCTGCAAACAATATTATCTGCTAAATCAACCATCAGAGGCATATCGGTATCTGTTGATATCGGCATATTGTCCGATATGCCCCAATATAGAAACTTTTTTTGAAATGGTGttagctgtttattttatttgaatgtatatatttttttaaatggtcagcaattgactgatagtAAACATACATTACTGATGTGTATTTAGctagtcattttttatttattgtttagaGAAGAGTGAGAGCAGCCTTCTGAGTGCCTTTGCATTAGGGCTGACCCCTCTTAGTCAATTACTCAAATAATTGGTTTGGGTCTTGGTATACTTAGATTTCTTGAGttgattagtcattttttaatgtttcttttttttcatgctgaatgacgTATTTCCAAGAAACTCAGAGCACATCTCTGCTAAACACAAGATATAATAGGGTCGTATCTGTCCCACGGTTAAGTTCTATTCTCAGAAATTCACTTTATCGACTGCCATGTTGGTCATcagtgattttttcccccctccttCTCATATTGGTTTCAGTCTCAAAAAATCTCATATTGGTCAGGCTCTAACCAAAACCAAGATTTCCATTGGTGTAAACTACAAAGACTGACCTGGAGCTTTGTAGTACTGTTGCGTTATCTGATAAGGTTGATACAAGCTAGATTCAATCAAATCAGGGAGCAAAGGTTAAATCTCTCATCTGAATCTGAAATAACTTGGCTTCAGCTGGCACTTTGTTCCAACTAAATCCCGCTTACTAAAAATAGAGCTGTCCAGTCATGGTCTGTCCACTGACCTGTATTATGACATATTGTTGCTATGGTTATGAAGGCCTCATGAGCTGTTTGGCTTATCAGCTGTTCATCACAGACTGCACAGCTGTGAGAAACCGGACCGTGTACTCCTGACTAGGGAGATCACCCGGTATTGGTTCATGTGTCAATCCTGAGTCAGGAGGACCCTGAGCCAGTAAAGATTAACTTTGACACATTCAGTTTACTTGTTTCATAATACCTTGTCATGTTATTGTTATCAAGTTTTTAAACTGCACAGCCTCATGTTTTTGCTTGAACCCTACTTACATGCCAAGAGGGTCTACTCCTATACTAGAACAGCTACATAACATAAAAAGCTTGGTTTCAGACCATTTAACACAACGGAGGTCACTGAGTGCAGATCCCACTTCAGGGTCTTCTGCTCACAACagtcttatgttttttttccagcgaAGAAAAATCAGTTTTTGCTGTGTCGGCACACTCACTGTCTGTGTGATATGAAGAGGGCCAAAACCTTTGACTCCATAATCAATACGAAGTCACATGTAAAGGGGCGTTCCAGGATGGTTCATCttaaaataactagaattacTGCCTTGTGGTTGTGTTCTCCCACAAACTAATCAAGTTGCAGTTTCCATCCATGTTTTTTTCAGACTCATACTTTTTGTAGCCATGACACTagacaatgcttcaaatatggatgttgctgcaTAAAGCTACAAATTCTAAACCGTGGATGCTACACACACTTCTTCAACCTGGTAGCTCAGAAGGTTTATACAGTCACCACAGTTTTAAGATTAGTTTCACATCGAATCattatcagaaatgtgtttctgcataatattatgatgtcacagtgaaggtgacctttgacctttttaatataaaatgccACCACTCCAATGTTTTATCCTATTAGATGTCTGTGTGAAATTTTGTCATAATTGGTGTTTGAATTTGAGTAAttgccaaaaatgtattttgtgaggtcaccttgacctttgacttcAAAATCTACTTAGTTCGTCAtgagtccaagtggatgttTGTGTCAAATATAAAGAAACTCCCTCAAGGTTCTCCTGAGATATCACATTTACAAGAATGCGACAGACACAAGGTCACAATGACCATGACCTTTCATctttgaccaccaaaatctAATAatttcatccttgagtccaagtggacatttgtgccaaatttgaagaaattcccccCAGGCGTTATGTGATATAAGAATCGGGTGGAAGGACACTCTGGCTACATAATGCTTCTGGCAAATAGACGATGTAGGGGATGTATGGTTCGAATTCTATGAAGAGGCAACATTTGCATAACTTTGTGCCAGTGACATGTTTGATGAGCAGACAGGAGAGTTTTCAAACCCATCAGAGAATATCTATATCCAATATGTTCACCATTTTGCAATGCAAGtcataattattttcattatatttagtatatgaGCAAATGTAATACAATGCGTAACAAGAAATTGCTGTAAGGaaatgctaaatatatttttaaggtgattaaaaaataatgttgctATTGCAGAGTTTATCCACTAGAGGGCACttgcaagtgtttttttttaactgtagtgTCCTGCTCAATGCATATCTTTGTCACCCTCATTCTATGTCAGTCATGGCAGTGGTAATCCATTATCACGTTGTATCatgaatagaaaatgtttttataactcAATAATACAATgccacacacataaaaaatgtgtggTTATGGCAGGCAGTGATAAGCCTTTAAAAGGGAAGAATATCACTGGAATTGCTTTATTGATGGTGCATTGAATTCACCTTCACcgtcttgttttcataaaagcTTTCTACAGCTGTAAGACCTGTTATCCAAGATCACCCATGTTTGTGAAGCCTCAAAGAGAGCCTGAGACTGAATTTTTGGTGCCACCTTGTCAAGGTTCCAAGCAGCTTGAGCCGATACTAAAAGGTGGAGTTAAACACTTAGACCACTGACCGGTTGGAGAGAAACGGGGCATCATGCACAAACCCGGCAGTTTTTTAAATAGCCAAGCAAGCGTCAATGGCAGCTACAGTTAATTTTATTAGCACACATAGTAACTGAGGGGTTACTATCTGCAGTGGAAAATGAAGTTGATAAAAGAACCTGGTATAAAAAGTTAATTGAGACCAGTCGAGTCAAACCATGCAGTGGAAGTGAGGCATTAGTGAGACAGGCCACACTCGCTGAGGTCATGAacttgatgacatcactgttGTCATGCCAAGACTGGGTTTATCGCACAAAGCTGTATGTGTGATCAGTCCAAGGTGTCTGGCCAGGCAGAATACAAcagtttttcagtttgtcttgataatgattttagttattatcaagaaaaccatggaaaatggctagatatcagctcttaaattaaactcttatgagctatttttgttgttatcaatatatttgtccaaacaaatgtacctgtagttgtaccaggcattataatgaacaagaaattgaagaaaacaatgggtggtctacatttgagaagctgaaaccaaagactatttgtttttgtttgattgttttttaaataattttccattttttttacaacagaaaTACAAAAGACATAGAACACAATTACAATACCAAAACACAAAGTAACAAAGGAGGCCAGGGGACTCACTCCTAAGGGTTGAAAGAGATTTGTTGGTATTTTTGCCCGTTGATACTAATAGGCTGTATGTTGTTGTACAGACAACATGTAACCACTTGGTGGAGCCAGTGACCACACACAGCTGACCGTGCCTCCAGTTGTTTGAGAGCAGTTTTAAACTGACCCCTCTGCTctggtgtgtgttgtgtctctgCCCTGCAGGTTCCTGAACCCTGTGGGGATGTTCACCGCCATGACCGTGGTGTCGAGCGTCTTCGTGGTCTCAGTGTGGGCCGGACAGAACAGAGCTGCGATCAGCAACTTTAAGAGACAAAATCCCACAGCGTTTGTGAT
Coding sequences within:
- the arl6ip5a gene encoding ADP-ribosylation factor-like 6 interacting protein 5a, which translates into the protein MKWSCQIRKRCRRRMAKVELTPLRTWEDFLPGWERFAKPDGKDLAKWNNRVVSNLLYYQTNYMALAIVVFLVVGFLNPVGMFTAMTVVSSVFVVSVWAGQNRAAISNFKRQNPTAFVIAVMVASYLVISMLGSVMVFMSAITLPLILIFAHSSFRLRNMKNKLENKIEGAGLKRSPMGILLEALDQQEENIQKIQNFLEGKRKE
- the trnt1 gene encoding CCA tRNA nucleotidyltransferase 1, mitochondrial — protein: MWSRILSPRVISRTTFCWRSLFTMQLKTSEFQSLFTDGLNGLAALFAKQQHELRIAGGAVRDLLSGKRPEDVDFATTATPEEMKNMFEKAGIRMINSKGEEHGTITARLHNETFEVTTLRVDVQTDGRHAEVEFTTDWQKDAERRDLTINSMFLGLDGTLYDYFKGYEDLKNRKVRFVGSAEQRIQEDYLRILRYFRFYGRVALEPDDHEPETLTAIRENGRGLAAISGERIWRELKKLVVDNHAAHLLELMYTLELAQYIGLPPGGNVEEMKRVWQNAKNHSPKPMTILVALFHHPDEVEKMDIRLKVSKEEKTLAQFLVKHRHELRINKDEPDSLKPFTDFIIDSRKLDSQSQVCELLKYQGEDKLLAELCRWSIPRFPVSGHDLRRMGITSGTEMGATLQNLRDIWKTSHYQMDKDELLSHVKL